The following proteins come from a genomic window of Ornithinimicrobium cryptoxanthini:
- a CDS encoding UDP-glucose dehydrogenase family protein yields MRISVIGTGYLGAVHAAGMAELGFDVVGVDVDAAKIETLNQARMPFYEPEFEPLLAKHVGKGLRFTTDIAEIADADVHFICVGTPQRRDSPAADMSAVDGSVDAMIPFLKDGSLVVGKSTVPVGTAERLAERIEVATPESVTVELAWNPEFLREGFAVQDTLHPDRLVLGVNGDNAESILREVYARTIAEDQTPVVVTDLPTAELVKVAANSFLATKISFINAMAEIAELTGADVTQLADAIGHDDRIGRKFLNAGVGFGGGCLPKDIRAFSARAAELGAGQSVAFLHEVDAINQRRRDHVVNLVRTHLGSLAGRRVAVLGAAFKPNSDDVRDSPALSIAGQLHLSGARVTVYDPKAMDNAARIFPTLDYADSASAAVEGAEAVLHLTEWPEFRELDPEQLAASVATKLIIDGRNVLDREAYRNAGWTYVGLGRP; encoded by the coding sequence ATGCGCATTTCGGTGATCGGAACCGGCTATCTCGGGGCGGTGCACGCTGCGGGGATGGCCGAACTCGGCTTCGACGTGGTGGGCGTTGATGTCGACGCGGCCAAGATCGAGACCCTCAACCAGGCACGCATGCCGTTCTATGAGCCCGAGTTCGAGCCACTCCTGGCCAAGCACGTCGGCAAGGGGCTGCGGTTCACCACCGACATCGCCGAGATCGCTGACGCCGACGTCCACTTCATCTGTGTGGGCACACCGCAACGCCGGGACAGCCCGGCGGCGGACATGAGTGCCGTCGACGGCTCCGTCGACGCGATGATCCCCTTCCTCAAGGACGGGTCTCTCGTCGTCGGCAAGTCGACCGTCCCGGTCGGCACCGCCGAGCGGTTGGCCGAGCGGATCGAGGTCGCCACCCCCGAGAGCGTCACGGTGGAGCTGGCCTGGAACCCGGAGTTCCTGCGTGAGGGCTTCGCCGTCCAGGACACGTTGCACCCGGACCGTCTCGTCCTGGGCGTCAACGGGGACAACGCGGAGTCCATCCTGCGCGAGGTCTATGCCCGCACCATCGCCGAGGACCAGACACCGGTCGTCGTCACCGACCTGCCGACGGCCGAGCTGGTCAAGGTGGCCGCCAACTCCTTCCTGGCCACCAAGATCTCCTTCATCAACGCGATGGCCGAGATCGCCGAGCTGACCGGTGCTGATGTCACGCAGCTGGCTGACGCGATCGGTCACGACGACCGCATCGGGCGCAAGTTCCTCAACGCCGGCGTCGGCTTCGGTGGTGGCTGCCTGCCCAAGGACATTCGCGCGTTCAGCGCCAGGGCTGCTGAGCTGGGCGCTGGTCAGTCCGTCGCTTTCCTCCACGAGGTCGACGCCATCAACCAGCGCCGCAGAGACCACGTGGTCAACCTGGTGCGCACCCACCTCGGCTCACTCGCCGGCCGCCGCGTCGCCGTGCTGGGTGCAGCGTTCAAGCCCAACTCCGACGACGTGCGCGACTCCCCCGCCCTCTCGATCGCGGGTCAGCTGCACCTGTCCGGAGCCCGCGTCACCGTCTATGACCCCAAGGCCATGGACAACGCCGCCCGGATCTTCCCCACGCTGGACTACGCCGACTCCGCCAGCGCGGCCGTCGAGGGCGCCGAGGCCGTGCTGCACCTGACCGAGTGGCCGGAGTTCCGTGAGCTCGACCCGGAGCAGCTGGCCGCAAGCGTGGCCACCAAGCTGATCATCGACGGGCGCAACGTGCTCGACCGGGAGGCTTATCGCAACGCGGGCTGGACCTACGTCGGTCTCGGCCGCCCCTGA
- a CDS encoding glycosyltransferase family 4 protein codes for MTRSALVVTVVHHPSDARIRHRQIESLLQAGWRVTYAAPFADYGLTRPVGIRGLTPIDVARATGRNRLTALRAARQMLRDRAAGHDVVLLHDPELLLAVRGLRDLPPVVWDVHEDTAAALQVRPWVPDPLRSPAAWAVRRLERWAEARMPLLLAEHEYADRFQQTHPIVPNTTRVPREPEPPGVLDDDGRQRVVYLGSLTPERGSQELIDVGHHLLAATNGQVQVHVIGPAHGASGEALRVAAREGAVVWHGFVPSDRALPMLDGALAGLSLLHDEANFRHSMPTKVIEYLARGVPAISTPLPVPKELLERTGGGLVVPFQDVPATVEAVLALHRDPARAQEVGRAGHRAAAEGYDWEMVAPQFIAALEAAVTSR; via the coding sequence ATGACGCGCTCGGCCCTCGTCGTCACCGTCGTCCATCACCCGAGTGACGCACGGATCAGACACCGGCAGATCGAGTCACTGCTGCAGGCCGGTTGGCGGGTCACCTATGCCGCGCCGTTTGCCGACTATGGACTGACCCGGCCGGTCGGCATCCGCGGGCTCACCCCGATCGACGTCGCGCGGGCCACCGGACGCAACCGGCTCACCGCCCTGCGCGCGGCGCGGCAGATGCTGCGTGACCGCGCCGCCGGACATGACGTCGTGCTGCTGCACGATCCCGAGCTGCTGCTGGCGGTGCGCGGACTGCGAGACCTCCCGCCCGTGGTCTGGGACGTCCACGAGGACACGGCCGCGGCGCTGCAGGTGCGACCGTGGGTGCCCGATCCGCTGCGCTCACCAGCCGCGTGGGCCGTGCGCCGGTTGGAGCGTTGGGCCGAGGCCCGGATGCCGCTGCTGCTCGCCGAGCACGAGTATGCCGACCGGTTCCAGCAGACCCACCCGATCGTGCCCAACACCACGCGGGTGCCGCGAGAGCCGGAGCCTCCGGGCGTCCTGGACGACGACGGCCGGCAGCGCGTGGTCTATCTGGGCAGCCTGACGCCCGAGCGCGGGTCCCAGGAGCTGATCGACGTGGGCCACCACCTGCTGGCCGCGACGAACGGACAGGTCCAGGTGCACGTGATCGGCCCGGCCCACGGTGCGTCCGGCGAGGCGCTGCGCGTGGCAGCCAGGGAGGGAGCGGTCGTGTGGCACGGTTTCGTGCCGAGTGACCGCGCCCTGCCGATGCTCGACGGTGCCCTGGCCGGTCTGTCACTGCTGCACGACGAGGCGAACTTCCGGCACTCGATGCCGACGAAGGTGATCGAGTACCTCGCGCGCGGCGTCCCGGCGATCAGCACACCTCTGCCAGTCCCCAAGGAGCTGCTCGAGCGCACCGGCGGTGGCCTGGTCGTGCCGTTCCAGGATGTGCCGGCGACCGTGGAAGCCGTGCTGGCGCTGCACCGCGACCCCGCTCGGGCCCAGGAGGTCGGTCGTGCCGGACATCGTGCCGCTGCCGAGGGTTATGACTGGGAGATGGTCGCCCCGCAGTTCATCGCAGCCCTCGAGGCAGCTGTCACCTCTCGCTGA
- a CDS encoding ABC transporter ATP-binding protein → MAVPDKSRVPAVIANHVDVTYRVYGAGRGKVVDEQTALTRLLNRGAEQVGVRVVHAVKDVSFVAYQGESVGLIGRNGSGKSTLLRAVAGLIPPDGGDIYLNGKASLLGVNAVLMRQLSGARNVMIGGQALGLSKGQVLEKFDEIVEFSGLGEFIDLPMSSYSSGMAARLRFAISTAAVPDILVVDEALGTGDADFRKRATERIAKIRDSAGTVFMVSHNDATIKKMCERALWMEQGHLIMDGPAGEVVDAYAAWVAERQAAAKKAAAKKPPPKKPAPKKTAPPAEPAPEAVEPEAAKPDVAKPDAAKPEPDAAEPELDKPDVDQPDADKPDEPRTGQGA, encoded by the coding sequence ATGGCCGTGCCTGACAAGAGCAGGGTGCCCGCCGTCATCGCCAACCACGTCGACGTCACCTATCGCGTGTATGGCGCTGGCCGGGGCAAGGTGGTCGACGAGCAGACCGCCCTGACGCGGTTGCTCAACCGTGGTGCGGAGCAGGTGGGTGTGCGGGTGGTGCACGCCGTCAAGGACGTGTCGTTCGTGGCCTACCAGGGCGAGTCGGTCGGCCTGATCGGGCGCAACGGCTCGGGCAAGTCGACCCTCCTGCGCGCCGTCGCCGGACTGATACCGCCGGACGGTGGGGACATCTATCTCAACGGTAAGGCGTCGCTGCTCGGGGTCAACGCGGTGCTGATGCGGCAGCTGTCCGGTGCCCGCAACGTGATGATCGGTGGGCAGGCCCTCGGGTTGTCCAAGGGCCAGGTCCTCGAGAAGTTCGACGAGATCGTGGAGTTCTCCGGACTCGGTGAGTTCATCGACCTGCCGATGAGCTCCTACTCCTCCGGCATGGCGGCGCGGCTCCGGTTTGCCATCTCGACCGCTGCCGTGCCGGACATCCTGGTGGTGGATGAGGCGCTCGGCACCGGTGACGCCGACTTCCGCAAGCGGGCCACGGAGCGGATCGCCAAGATCCGGGACAGCGCCGGGACGGTCTTCATGGTCAGCCACAACGACGCCACCATCAAGAAGATGTGCGAGCGGGCGCTGTGGATGGAGCAGGGCCACCTGATCATGGACGGCCCCGCCGGTGAGGTCGTCGACGCCTATGCGGCGTGGGTCGCCGAGCGGCAGGCCGCCGCCAAGAAGGCCGCTGCCAAGAAGCCTCCGCCCAAGAAGCCGGCGCCCAAGAAGACGGCGCCGCCCGCGGAGCCGGCGCCCGAGGCGGTCGAGCCCGAGGCGGCCAAACCAGACGTGGCCAAACCCGACGCGGCCAAGCCCGAGCCGGACGCGGCCGAACCCGAGCTGGACAAGCCTGACGTGGACCAGCCGGACGCAGACAAGCCAGACGAGCCGAGGACAGGCCAGGGAGCATGA
- a CDS encoding ABC transporter permease codes for MTQGGPDHQGSLPGLSAQEAAALAGRHGLEHVGVRPPLPVYVRDLFRHRHFIWTMSEAGFISRHQNNYLGLFWSVLNPLLLGAAYYLIFGLLLETTRGVDNFIAFLTAGLFTFIFISAGFNYAAKSMVDSTGLVRALRFPRAILPISVSITELIATVPAFLILLVLCLATGEDPSVKWLLFPVALLIVGLITLGIGLIAARIVHAARDVGNLIPLLTRMLRYVSGIFFPIANYAGEGWISVVLLYQPIAVSLQMVRESLMGEFPLDPVTWVVSLAWGVLLTGIGFVFFWRAEATYGRA; via the coding sequence GTGACCCAGGGGGGCCCCGACCACCAGGGTTCGCTGCCTGGGTTGTCGGCGCAGGAAGCAGCTGCGCTGGCAGGCCGGCACGGCCTTGAGCACGTCGGGGTCCGTCCCCCTCTGCCCGTCTATGTCCGGGACCTCTTTCGGCACCGCCACTTCATCTGGACGATGTCGGAGGCGGGCTTCATCTCCCGTCACCAGAACAACTATCTCGGCCTCTTCTGGTCGGTGCTGAACCCACTGCTGCTGGGCGCCGCCTACTACCTGATCTTCGGGCTGTTGCTGGAGACCACGCGCGGGGTGGACAACTTCATCGCGTTCCTGACTGCCGGGCTGTTCACCTTCATCTTCATCTCGGCCGGCTTCAACTATGCGGCCAAGTCCATGGTGGACAGCACCGGACTGGTCCGAGCACTCCGGTTCCCCCGCGCCATACTGCCGATCTCGGTCTCCATCACCGAGCTGATCGCGACCGTTCCAGCCTTCCTGATCCTGTTGGTGCTGTGCCTGGCCACCGGTGAGGACCCGAGCGTGAAGTGGCTGCTCTTCCCGGTCGCTCTGCTCATCGTCGGCCTCATCACCCTGGGCATCGGGCTGATCGCCGCTCGGATCGTGCACGCAGCGCGCGACGTGGGCAACCTGATCCCGCTGCTGACCCGCATGCTGCGCTACGTCTCCGGCATCTTCTTTCCGATCGCGAACTACGCGGGCGAGGGGTGGATCAGTGTCGTGCTGCTGTATCAACCCATCGCCGTGTCCCTGCAGATGGTGCGCGAGTCGCTGATGGGTGAGTTCCCGCTCGATCCGGTCACCTGGGTGGTCAGTCTGGCCTGGGGGGTCCTCCTGACGGGGATCGGGTTCGTCTTCTTCTGGCGCGCGGAGGCGACCTATGGCCGTGCCTGA
- a CDS encoding nucleotide sugar dehydrogenase, whose amino-acid sequence MAADAVIIGLGYVGLPLAQEATKAGLTILGFDINQGVVDALNAGTSHIDDLSDGDIAAMVEGGFKATTDESEIASAKVAVICVPTPLSDEGGPDLRAVEGAVEAVARHLQPGMLVVLESTTYPGTTDEVVRPKLEAGGMVVGEDFNLAFSPERIDPGNETFGAKNTPKVVGGQTPACTDAAAEFYGRFVDTIVRAKGTREAETAKLLENTYRHINIALVNEMARFCHELGIDLWDVIDAASSKPFGFQAFYPGPGVGGHCIPIDPNYLSHNVRARLGYPFRFVELAQEINSGMPAYVVSRIQDLLNEDGKSLKGSTILLLGVTYKPNIADQRESPAVPLAKALVAKGAAVSFHDPHVQSWGALGDSVTRVEDELVGVAEADLSVLVQNHREYDVDALAAKATRFFDTRGKAADGERIHRL is encoded by the coding sequence GTGGCCGCAGACGCCGTCATCATCGGCCTGGGATATGTCGGTCTGCCGTTGGCCCAGGAGGCCACCAAGGCAGGCTTGACGATCCTCGGCTTCGACATCAACCAGGGGGTGGTTGACGCGCTGAACGCTGGGACCTCTCACATCGATGACCTCTCCGATGGTGACATCGCGGCGATGGTCGAGGGTGGGTTCAAGGCGACGACGGATGAGTCGGAGATCGCCTCGGCCAAGGTGGCTGTGATCTGCGTGCCGACGCCGTTGTCGGACGAGGGTGGTCCGGACCTGCGTGCGGTGGAGGGTGCGGTGGAGGCGGTGGCCCGCCACCTGCAGCCGGGGATGTTGGTGGTGCTGGAGTCCACGACCTATCCGGGCACGACCGATGAGGTGGTCCGGCCCAAGCTCGAGGCTGGCGGCATGGTGGTCGGTGAGGACTTCAACCTGGCCTTCTCCCCGGAGCGGATCGACCCGGGCAACGAGACGTTCGGGGCCAAGAACACCCCCAAGGTCGTCGGGGGACAGACCCCGGCGTGCACCGATGCTGCGGCGGAGTTCTATGGCCGGTTCGTGGACACGATCGTGCGGGCCAAGGGCACGCGGGAGGCCGAGACGGCCAAGCTGCTGGAGAACACCTATCGGCACATCAACATCGCGCTGGTCAACGAGATGGCGCGGTTCTGTCATGAGCTGGGCATCGACCTGTGGGACGTCATCGATGCGGCGAGCTCGAAGCCGTTCGGGTTCCAGGCGTTCTATCCCGGTCCTGGTGTGGGTGGGCACTGCATCCCGATTGACCCGAACTATCTGTCGCACAACGTGCGGGCCCGGCTCGGTTATCCGTTCCGGTTCGTCGAGCTGGCCCAGGAGATCAACTCGGGCATGCCGGCCTATGTTGTCAGCCGCATCCAGGACCTGCTCAACGAGGATGGCAAGTCGCTGAAGGGCTCGACGATCCTGCTGCTGGGTGTGACCTACAAGCCCAACATCGCCGACCAGCGTGAGTCCCCGGCGGTGCCGTTGGCCAAGGCTCTGGTCGCCAAGGGCGCCGCTGTGAGCTTCCACGACCCGCACGTGCAGAGCTGGGGCGCCCTGGGTGACTCGGTCACCCGCGTCGAGGACGAGTTGGTCGGGGTGGCCGAGGCGGACCTGAGCGTGCTGGTGCAGAACCACCGTGAGTATGACGTGGACGCGCTGGCCGCGAAGGCCACCCGCTTCTTCGACACCCGCGGCAAGGCCGCCGACGGCGAGCGGATCCACCGGCTGTGA
- a CDS encoding glycosyltransferase — protein sequence MSPTRRDVDVILVSDLRFPGGTSHSVAAEVEALHRAGYRVGLLHLNGPLVAKVGPVNPAIAALVRSGVADLLVGRAPVAARLVIFRHPGVLQAAAQQLPPISTDTAVILANSGPRDANGRQVYDVGLADRAARAHVGVEPLWAPIGPLVRAEIVGDVPRERLMEADWVNIIDVEAWAPTVPRDDWAGDRPVIGRHSRPSRQKWPRDAATLRQVYPVDGSWEVRVLGGADPVERLLRRIPPSWQVLEFGELSPHTFLQGLDFFVYYHDPRWVEAFGRTILEALAAGVVAVLPPHFEPLFGPAAVYAEPAQVRHVVESLRSDRGAYAAQRDRARQLVRERFSYDAQVARVQALIGPPSEPVDGPRAAPRRPRTGRAPGGPRIMLMSSNGAGMGHLTRLFSYATRLGEGAQAHIVSLSQAAPLAGQLGLSYEYLPSSRALSMPPHRWRPIFRDRVGDAINRFDPDVVVFDGTWPYGGMEEIRLEHPEARWVWSRRAMWREGRNKEQLAKDDWFDAVLEPGDLAQAYDRGVTVDAPAHRVNPVTLLDRGDLEPRDQARAALGLPADGPLALVSLGAGNINDTTSDVGAAIHALTGLGIGVCVTVPGIATAGAAAGEDIHLVRDYPLSRRYAAFDVVISATGYNSFHELLRMGVPSLFVPNSSTSLDDQQARARFAADQGWAHQLPHLSVESATPLLADLLSNGRAMAQRAQEADPGNGAQDAAQLLIQVAGGRS from the coding sequence ATGAGCCCCACTCGCCGCGACGTGGACGTGATCCTCGTCTCCGACCTGCGCTTCCCGGGCGGCACGTCGCACAGCGTCGCCGCCGAGGTCGAGGCCCTGCACCGGGCGGGCTACCGGGTCGGGCTGCTCCACCTCAACGGCCCCCTGGTCGCCAAGGTCGGGCCCGTCAACCCGGCGATCGCCGCTCTCGTCCGGTCCGGGGTGGCCGACCTGCTCGTGGGACGGGCCCCGGTCGCGGCGCGACTGGTGATCTTCCGCCACCCCGGCGTGCTCCAGGCCGCGGCGCAGCAGCTGCCCCCCATCAGCACCGACACGGCCGTGATCCTGGCCAACTCCGGTCCGCGTGATGCCAACGGCAGGCAGGTGTATGACGTGGGGCTGGCCGACCGGGCCGCGCGGGCGCACGTCGGGGTCGAACCTCTCTGGGCACCGATCGGACCGCTCGTGCGGGCCGAGATCGTCGGCGACGTGCCGCGCGAGCGGTTGATGGAGGCTGACTGGGTCAACATCATCGACGTGGAGGCCTGGGCCCCCACCGTGCCCCGTGATGACTGGGCCGGCGACCGTCCGGTCATCGGCCGGCACAGCAGACCTTCCCGGCAGAAGTGGCCCCGGGACGCTGCCACCCTGCGGCAGGTCTATCCGGTCGACGGCTCCTGGGAGGTGCGCGTCCTGGGCGGGGCAGACCCGGTCGAGCGGTTGCTGCGTCGCATCCCCCCGTCCTGGCAGGTGCTGGAGTTCGGTGAGCTGAGTCCGCACACGTTCCTGCAGGGCCTCGACTTCTTCGTCTACTATCACGACCCCCGGTGGGTGGAGGCGTTCGGCCGCACCATCCTGGAGGCTCTGGCCGCGGGAGTCGTCGCGGTCCTGCCACCGCACTTCGAGCCGCTCTTCGGCCCGGCCGCCGTCTATGCCGAGCCGGCGCAGGTCCGGCACGTGGTCGAGTCCCTGCGCTCGGACCGGGGGGCGTATGCCGCGCAGCGGGACCGCGCGCGACAGCTGGTCCGCGAGCGCTTCAGCTATGACGCCCAGGTCGCGCGGGTGCAGGCCCTGATCGGTCCGCCCAGCGAGCCGGTCGACGGGCCCAGGGCCGCTCCGCGGCGGCCGCGCACCGGTCGCGCCCCGGGCGGGCCGCGGATCATGCTGATGTCCAGCAACGGCGCCGGGATGGGGCACCTGACCCGCCTGTTCTCCTATGCCACGCGACTCGGCGAGGGCGCGCAGGCCCACATCGTGTCACTGTCGCAGGCGGCACCGCTGGCCGGTCAGCTCGGGCTCAGCTACGAATACCTCCCCAGCTCCAGGGCGCTGTCGATGCCTCCGCACCGGTGGCGGCCGATCTTCCGGGACCGGGTCGGTGACGCGATCAACCGGTTCGACCCGGACGTCGTGGTCTTCGACGGCACGTGGCCCTATGGCGGCATGGAGGAGATCCGCCTCGAGCACCCCGAGGCCCGCTGGGTCTGGTCCCGGCGTGCCATGTGGCGCGAGGGTCGCAACAAGGAGCAGCTGGCCAAGGACGACTGGTTTGACGCGGTGCTCGAGCCGGGAGACCTGGCGCAGGCCTATGACCGGGGCGTGACGGTGGACGCCCCCGCCCACCGGGTCAACCCCGTCACCCTGCTCGACCGGGGTGATCTGGAGCCACGCGACCAGGCCCGGGCCGCCCTCGGGCTGCCGGCGGACGGACCGCTTGCCCTCGTCTCGCTGGGCGCCGGCAACATCAACGACACCACCAGCGATGTCGGTGCCGCGATCCACGCCCTGACCGGTCTGGGCATCGGCGTCTGCGTGACGGTGCCGGGCATCGCCACCGCGGGAGCAGCGGCAGGTGAGGACATCCATCTCGTCCGGGACTACCCCCTGTCCCGGCGCTATGCCGCGTTCGACGTGGTCATCAGCGCCACCGGCTACAACTCCTTCCACGAGCTGCTGCGGATGGGCGTGCCCTCCCTGTTCGTGCCCAACTCCTCCACGTCGCTGGACGACCAGCAGGCCCGGGCGCGCTTCGCGGCCGACCAGGGCTGGGCCCACCAGCTGCCGCACCTGAGCGTGGAGTCGGCGACGCCGCTGCTGGCTGACCTGCTGAGCAACGGCAGGGCCATGGCGCAGCGTGCCCAGGAGGCCGACCCCGGCAACGGGGCCCAGGACGCTGCGCAGCTCCTCATCCAGGTGGCAGGAGGACGGTCGTGA
- a CDS encoding ATP-grasp fold amidoligase family protein has translation MTDSLRRKVVRRLPGVGWRTDLLDQRAQQVDKLRGQLADRDAKIAELRTTVRKERAARQKAQERLVADRPEFGETAPPSFRRNLINLRRDVEALRPFDPQVFHPVLQIPRKLRNYRLAASHGVAVPEVLGVWGALDLIDLSGLPERFVLKSDQGAGGHGVFPLRRIDDDRFALVGGDEVHTRESLIERFRTRASLAGPWFAEGFLEQREAGEEIPDDIKVYASYGEVTMLLLRRMPVHASLRSARYRYVDQDGVNLGMDISPGQTIDETIPLPQPFEEFVAVARHLSRAVALPFIRVDIYDTVDGPVLGELTRAPGGAQRYRKDHDMAMGLAWDQARWRLDMDVIRGRPLRNLHGLHPAPSYYPPDHRSHRDENRGWEVVSADCSQWCFGSALPPARD, from the coding sequence ATGACTGACTCCCTGCGGCGCAAGGTGGTGCGCAGACTGCCCGGCGTGGGCTGGCGCACCGACCTGCTGGACCAGCGTGCCCAGCAGGTCGACAAGCTGCGGGGCCAGCTCGCAGACCGCGACGCCAAGATCGCCGAGCTCCGGACGACCGTGCGCAAGGAGCGGGCTGCGCGTCAGAAGGCCCAGGAGCGGCTGGTCGCGGACCGACCAGAGTTCGGGGAGACCGCGCCGCCATCGTTCCGCCGCAACCTGATCAACCTCAGACGTGACGTCGAGGCGCTGCGCCCGTTCGACCCGCAGGTCTTCCACCCGGTCCTGCAGATCCCTCGCAAGCTGCGCAACTACCGCCTTGCGGCCAGCCACGGTGTTGCCGTGCCCGAGGTGCTGGGCGTGTGGGGCGCGCTGGACCTGATCGACCTGTCCGGCCTGCCCGAGCGGTTCGTCCTGAAGTCTGACCAGGGGGCCGGAGGCCACGGGGTCTTCCCGCTGCGCAGGATCGATGACGACCGGTTCGCGCTCGTCGGTGGCGACGAGGTCCACACCCGGGAGAGTCTGATCGAGCGCTTCCGGACCAGGGCCTCGTTGGCCGGCCCCTGGTTCGCCGAAGGGTTCCTCGAGCAGCGCGAGGCCGGCGAGGAGATCCCCGACGACATCAAGGTCTATGCCAGCTATGGCGAGGTCACCATGCTGCTGCTGCGCCGCATGCCGGTGCATGCCAGTCTGCGCTCCGCGCGCTATCGCTACGTCGACCAGGACGGCGTCAATCTCGGCATGGACATCTCGCCGGGTCAGACGATCGACGAGACGATCCCGCTGCCCCAACCGTTCGAGGAGTTCGTCGCTGTGGCGCGGCACCTCTCCCGCGCGGTGGCGCTGCCGTTCATCCGGGTCGACATCTATGACACGGTCGACGGCCCCGTCCTCGGTGAGCTCACCCGGGCCCCCGGCGGCGCCCAGCGCTACCGCAAGGACCATGACATGGCGATGGGCCTGGCCTGGGACCAGGCGCGGTGGCGCCTGGACATGGATGTCATCAGAGGCCGCCCGCTGCGCAACCTGCACGGCCTGCACCCGGCGCCGAGCTACTACCCCCCGGACCACCGCTCGCACCGCGACGAGAACAGGGGGTGGGAGGTGGTGAGCGCCGACTGCTCCCAGTGGTGCTTTGGCAGCGCGCTGCCACCTGCTCGCGACTGA